From the Bacteroidia bacterium genome, one window contains:
- a CDS encoding glycosyltransferase family 2 protein has product MPHRLSIIIPCFNEEGTLVELLRRVETADIGAVEKQIVIVDDGSTDGTRELLRVHAAEHTVILSERNEGKGAAIRKGLAAATGDIIIIQDADLEYNPDNYADLIAPILDGRARVVYGSRERNSNNRTHSGVAYYAGGKFLSSLTNLLYGSAITDEPTCYKVFDASLLKSIPLVCTRFEFCPEVTAKVLRRGIPIIEVPIDYFPRKKHEGKKIRWRDGVEAIWTLIRYRFSSRV; this is encoded by the coding sequence ATGCCACACCGCCTCTCCATCATCATTCCCTGCTTCAACGAAGAAGGCACCCTCGTCGAACTGCTGCGGCGCGTGGAAACGGCTGATATCGGCGCAGTGGAAAAACAGATCGTCATCGTGGATGATGGCTCCACCGACGGCACGCGCGAGCTCCTGCGCGTGCATGCCGCGGAGCACACTGTCATCCTCTCGGAACGCAACGAGGGCAAGGGCGCGGCCATCCGCAAGGGACTCGCAGCGGCTACCGGCGACATCATCATCATTCAGGACGCCGATCTGGAATACAATCCGGACAATTACGCCGATCTGATCGCCCCGATTCTCGACGGCAGGGCACGGGTCGTGTACGGCTCACGCGAACGCAACAGCAATAATCGCACGCACTCCGGTGTCGCATATTACGCCGGTGGCAAGTTCCTCTCTTCGCTGACCAATCTGCTCTACGGCTCGGCCATCACCGATGAACCCACCTGCTACAAGGTGTTCGATGCTTCGCTGCTGAAGAGCATTCCGCTCGTCTGCACACGTTTCGAATTCTGTCCCGAAGTCACCGCCAAGGTGCTGCGCCGCGGCATCCCAATAATCGAAGTGCCTATCGATTACTTCCCGAGGAAAAAGCATGAAGGAAAGAAAATCCGCTGGCGCGATGGCGTAGAAGCCATCTGGACGCTGATCAGATATCGTTTTTCCTCACGCGTATGA